From Ancylobacter pratisalsi, one genomic window encodes:
- a CDS encoding DUF7146 domain-containing protein, with product MARQDASELAIRLGRQAEAVCRHYLSAGHREGRYWLVGDVRNTAGRSMFVRLKGGETGKGAAGKWTDAATGEHGDLLDVIRESCGLVDFQDITEEARTFLSMPHPEPDRPHAGERKSPAPSGSPEAARRLFAMAQPITDTLVKTYLRTRGITDLHGTGSLRFHPRCYYRPDEHSPTETWPAMIASVTDLDGRQTGAHRTWLAPDGSDKAPIDTPRRAMGDLLGHAVRFGVADEVMAAGEGIETILSLRMALPTMPMTAALSAAHLSAILFPDTLRRLYIARDNDPAGDGAMATLIERANAAGIEAVVVSPASSDFNEDLRLTGLDSLRAAARVQIAPQDVARFMALAA from the coding sequence ATGGCACGACAGGACGCCTCCGAACTGGCAATCCGTCTCGGCCGGCAGGCAGAGGCGGTGTGCCGCCACTACCTCTCTGCCGGTCATCGGGAGGGCCGCTATTGGCTGGTCGGCGATGTGCGCAACACGGCCGGCCGCTCGATGTTCGTGCGGCTGAAGGGTGGCGAGACCGGCAAAGGCGCGGCCGGCAAATGGACCGACGCCGCCACCGGCGAGCATGGCGATCTCCTCGACGTCATCCGCGAGAGCTGCGGTCTGGTCGACTTCCAGGACATCACTGAGGAGGCGCGCACCTTCCTGTCGATGCCGCATCCCGAACCGGATCGTCCGCATGCTGGCGAGCGCAAATCACCGGCGCCATCAGGATCACCGGAAGCGGCACGACGGCTCTTTGCCATGGCGCAGCCGATTACAGACACACTCGTAAAGACGTATCTGCGCACACGCGGCATTACGGATTTGCACGGAACCGGAAGCCTGCGCTTCCACCCCCGCTGCTACTACCGCCCTGACGAGCACTCTCCGACCGAGACCTGGCCGGCGATGATCGCATCGGTGACCGATCTCGACGGGCGTCAAACCGGCGCGCATCGCACCTGGCTCGCCCCGGACGGCTCGGACAAGGCCCCGATTGACACGCCGAGACGAGCGATGGGCGACCTCCTCGGGCATGCCGTTCGCTTCGGTGTGGCGGACGAGGTGATGGCGGCCGGCGAAGGCATCGAGACGATACTGTCGCTCAGGATGGCGTTACCCACCATGCCGATGACGGCGGCGCTCTCAGCGGCACATCTCTCGGCCATCCTGTTCCCCGACACGCTGCGCCGGCTCTACATCGCCCGCGACAATGATCCGGCCGGCGACGGGGCGATGGCGACCCTGATCGAACGCGCGAACGCGGCCGGGATCGAGGCGGTCGTAGTGTCTCCAGCCTCAAGCGACTTCAACGAGGATCTCCGCTTGACTGGTCTGGACAGCCTCCGGGCAGCGGCCCGGGTGCAGATCGCGCCACAGGACGTCGCGCGCTTCATGGCGCTGGCGGCATAG